A portion of the Gammaproteobacteria bacterium genome contains these proteins:
- a CDS encoding methyl-accepting chemotaxis protein, giving the protein MEQSDLDPTIRSEIKHYIDSYAESFHQLVNSKRQLGLSESEGLRAELANSIQQALQRQGTLIETTQTTIEEARSATKKIIFICTLILISILIGMTLLFSRNITRNLSRITHAMEQVADGHAALSASLPEDGRDETAQIARAFNRFTKKLDNTVQQVLMVATNLSQSSLSTQKITQATSSSIEEQVDAITQLNDAIGQMASSTQQVRTAINAASDTAQEVQQKATEGRIVVDSAINGMQEMQTEVSHLEKSISALTGHHEDVGQVLDMIVTISEQTNLLALNAAIEAARAGEYGRGFAVVADEVRALSQRTTEATDEVRKLMDTIRAGNQEAVSLMARSTKVSARNLERTHAAGETFAIITNAVSDINESNVQVTILAEQQSSLANEVRDNIHQIHHSVQDLSDLARKNISDNGDLSQFSVQLESLVADFSSTPATKSDNTRSEAELPENVELF; this is encoded by the coding sequence ATGGAACAGAGTGACCTGGATCCAACCATACGCAGCGAAATAAAGCACTATATTGATTCCTATGCTGAGAGCTTCCATCAACTGGTGAACAGTAAGCGTCAGCTTGGACTGAGTGAAAGTGAAGGTCTGCGTGCCGAGCTAGCCAACAGCATTCAGCAGGCACTACAGCGCCAAGGCACCCTGATCGAAACCACCCAGACGACCATTGAAGAGGCTCGGTCAGCCACAAAAAAGATTATTTTCATATGCACCCTGATACTGATCAGCATCCTCATCGGCATGACCCTGCTATTTTCACGCAATATTACGCGTAACTTGTCGCGCATCACCCATGCCATGGAGCAGGTGGCCGATGGCCATGCAGCGCTGAGTGCCAGCCTACCCGAAGATGGCCGCGATGAAACAGCGCAGATTGCCCGTGCCTTCAATCGCTTCACAAAAAAGCTGGATAACACCGTGCAACAAGTGTTGATGGTCGCCACCAACCTATCACAAAGCAGCCTGAGCACGCAGAAGATTACTCAAGCCACCAGTAGCTCAATTGAGGAACAGGTTGATGCCATTACGCAATTAAACGATGCCATCGGACAAATGGCCAGTAGCACACAACAGGTACGCACCGCTATTAATGCAGCCAGTGATACCGCGCAAGAGGTTCAACAAAAAGCCACCGAAGGTCGAATTGTGGTCGACAGCGCCATCAATGGAATGCAGGAGATGCAGACTGAAGTCAGCCATTTAGAAAAGAGTATCAGCGCCCTGACTGGGCATCACGAAGATGTCGGGCAGGTTCTGGACATGATCGTCACCATATCCGAGCAAACCAATTTACTGGCTCTCAATGCCGCCATTGAAGCCGCCCGAGCGGGTGAATATGGCCGTGGTTTTGCAGTCGTTGCTGATGAAGTGCGCGCCTTGTCGCAACGTACTACCGAAGCTACAGATGAAGTCCGTAAACTCATGGACACGATCCGTGCGGGCAATCAAGAGGCCGTTTCACTGATGGCTCGCAGCACCAAAGTTTCCGCACGCAATCTGGAGCGTACCCACGCTGCAGGCGAGACCTTTGCTATCATTACCAACGCCGTCAGTGACATCAACGAAAGCAACGTGCAGGTCACTATCCTCGCCGAACAACAATCCAGCCTGGCCAACGAAGTGCGCGACAACATCCATCAAATTCATCACAGTGTGCAGGATTTATCCGATCTTGCACGCAAAAATATCTCCGACAATGGTGATTTGTCACAATTTTCCGTGCAACTGGAATCACTGGTCGCAGACTTCTCCAGCACCCCAGCAACAAAGAGCGACAACACCCGCTCAGAAGCAGAACTGCCTGAAAATGTAGAGCTATTCTAA
- a CDS encoding thiamine pyrophosphate-binding protein, whose protein sequence is MTSNLAAIRSHEKSVADLIVDYLHQIGVEYVFGVPGNAMEPLYDSLARSKRMGGPRAIVARHETGAAFMAEGYTRETGKLGVCCTTAGPGATNIITGVASAYEERTPMLVITGQTPLPSLGLGAIQESSCSSIDIVSMFQKCTRYSTLVSHSAQLEGKLIQAVTTAFGPIPGPVHLSIPREVGWNAIQNDGFVYDLKSLISKKPLYHTSDAEINEIFNEVSHSKSSVILIGKRSGAAIDAIFEFAALTRIPVVATPQGRGFAKSYHPQFRGVVGLGGHSDAKKILESSSLERIIAVGADFNELDTGGWSAHILSDKVMHIDSTTEYFSRSFMAHSHTCGDLFEIFGKLIKCVKAGHQPMSVGNDVNKPLDVISFDRRSGQQRRKERENGANCQLISLHDEAEKRTGKDRRCLKSQGSWAVKRYFSVEDESGYVNNNNAPLIKPQHLMYELSRLFPTNTRFLADTGNGFIWAIHYLHPYASPDTKSRACGNEVLRTGFAFASMGWSIGAAVGTAMGNLNQSVVCIVGDGSFLMSGQEISVAVEEKLNITFILLNDRELGMIKHGQKIVGIEETSCELPTVNYCQIAKAIGAQAFEVSSADDLAALDIQAICRYPGPTLIDVHIDPDELPPAR, encoded by the coding sequence ATGACATCCAATTTAGCGGCTATTCGAAGCCATGAAAAAAGTGTGGCAGACCTTATTGTTGATTATTTACACCAGATTGGTGTGGAGTATGTTTTTGGTGTGCCCGGCAATGCAATGGAGCCGTTGTATGATTCGCTTGCCCGCAGTAAACGGATGGGTGGGCCGAGAGCGATTGTTGCGCGCCATGAAACGGGTGCAGCTTTTATGGCAGAAGGCTATACAAGGGAAACGGGTAAGCTGGGTGTGTGTTGTACGACAGCAGGTCCAGGTGCGACTAATATTATTACAGGGGTTGCTTCTGCTTATGAAGAGCGTACCCCGATGCTTGTGATTACAGGGCAAACACCACTCCCTTCGCTGGGGTTGGGAGCAATTCAGGAATCATCGTGCAGTTCAATTGATATTGTCAGTATGTTTCAAAAATGTACACGCTATAGCACTTTGGTGTCACACTCGGCACAACTTGAAGGCAAGCTTATTCAAGCAGTTACAACCGCATTTGGGCCTATTCCTGGTCCAGTTCACTTGAGTATTCCCAGAGAAGTTGGTTGGAATGCTATTCAAAACGATGGCTTTGTATATGACTTGAAGTCATTAATCTCCAAAAAGCCTTTATATCACACGTCCGATGCAGAAATTAATGAAATTTTTAATGAAGTTTCTCACTCAAAGAGTAGCGTTATATTGATCGGCAAGCGTAGTGGTGCAGCAATTGATGCTATTTTTGAGTTTGCCGCGCTCACCCGAATACCTGTGGTTGCGACACCACAAGGCCGAGGCTTTGCAAAAAGTTACCACCCGCAATTTAGAGGTGTCGTGGGGCTGGGGGGGCATTCTGATGCTAAAAAAATATTGGAGAGCAGTTCACTTGAGCGCATTATTGCTGTGGGTGCCGATTTTAATGAGCTTGATACTGGGGGGTGGTCGGCTCATATTTTATCGGACAAAGTAATGCATATCGACTCGACGACAGAATATTTTTCTCGTTCATTTATGGCTCATTCACACACATGCGGTGATCTTTTTGAAATCTTTGGCAAACTCATCAAATGTGTCAAAGCAGGCCATCAACCGATGAGTGTTGGTAATGATGTGAATAAGCCACTGGATGTCATAAGTTTTGATCGGCGAAGTGGCCAACAAAGGCGTAAAGAGAGAGAAAATGGGGCAAACTGTCAACTGATATCGTTGCATGATGAAGCTGAAAAGCGTACCGGAAAAGATCGACGTTGTTTGAAAAGCCAAGGAAGCTGGGCGGTAAAACGTTATTTTAGTGTTGAAGATGAAAGTGGCTATGTGAACAATAATAATGCGCCCCTTATAAAACCACAACACTTAATGTACGAGTTATCTCGCTTATTCCCAACTAATACACGCTTTCTTGCGGATACCGGAAATGGCTTCATTTGGGCGATCCACTATTTACACCCCTACGCGTCGCCTGATACAAAAAGCAGAGCTTGTGGTAATGAAGTGCTAAGAACGGGTTTTGCTTTTGCTTCAATGGGCTGGTCTATTGGGGCGGCTGTGGGCACAGCGATGGGCAACCTGAATCAATCTGTCGTTTGCATTGTTGGTGATGGTAGCTTTTTAATGAGTGGGCAGGAAATTTCGGTCGCAGTTGAGGAAAAATTGAATATTACTTTTATATTATTGAATGATCGTGAGTTGGGTATGATAAAGCATGGTCAAAAGATAGTTGGTATTGAAGAGACGAGCTGTGAACTGCCCACAGTGAATTATTGCCAAATTGCTAAAGCAATAGGCGCTCAAGCCTTTGAGGTGTCTTCAGCCGATGATTTGGCGGCTTTGGATATTCAGGCAATATGCCGTTACCCTGGTCCTACATTGATTGATGTACATATTGACCCTGATGAACTTCCGCCTGCAAGATAA
- a CDS encoding HAMP domain-containing histidine kinase: protein MNLPQEEATSPHNCSECEHIKSLEKQIKINDALKDRIKKSLHSAQDSSSVFEMNIRLQEEIKRHTKVLSEAKETAEEANHSKSEFLANISHELRTPMHGILSFSKFGMDKHTNISIEKIGSYFSKINSSGKRLLLLLNDLLDLSKLEAGQMKLQLNRVNLKQIVFNIKEEYTTLLSERQVQMKVHHENSVPIEIQCDDGKITQVLHNIVSNAFKFSPKSSTININITSSTLETEGDATPAIKVSISDEGAGIPEGETELIFDQFVQSSKTKSGTGGTGLGLAISKEIIALHHGKIWAENNEEKGAMISFLIPQQQD, encoded by the coding sequence ATGAACTTACCTCAAGAAGAAGCCACATCACCACATAATTGCAGTGAATGTGAACATATAAAGTCATTAGAAAAACAGATAAAAATTAATGATGCGCTCAAAGATCGAATCAAAAAAAGCCTTCATTCGGCTCAAGACTCTTCATCAGTTTTTGAAATGAATATACGCCTTCAGGAAGAGATTAAACGACATACAAAAGTCTTATCGGAAGCAAAGGAGACTGCCGAAGAGGCCAATCATAGCAAAAGTGAATTTTTGGCCAACATTTCACACGAGCTAAGAACACCGATGCATGGAATACTCAGTTTTTCAAAGTTTGGCATGGATAAACACACAAATATCAGTATAGAAAAAATTGGCAGCTATTTTTCAAAAATAAATAGCAGTGGAAAAAGACTTTTATTGCTGCTGAATGACCTGCTTGACCTATCCAAACTTGAAGCGGGGCAGATGAAACTTCAGTTAAACCGAGTCAATTTAAAACAAATAGTATTCAATATTAAAGAAGAGTACACGACACTACTGAGTGAACGACAAGTACAAATGAAGGTTCATCACGAAAACAGTGTTCCAATAGAAATTCAATGCGATGATGGAAAAATTACACAAGTGTTACACAACATTGTTTCTAATGCATTTAAGTTTTCACCTAAAAGCTCAACAATCAATATCAACATCACCTCCAGTACCCTGGAAACTGAAGGTGATGCCACACCCGCAATAAAAGTCTCTATATCAGATGAAGGTGCGGGAATTCCTGAAGGTGAAACTGAGCTTATTTTTGATCAATTTGTACAAAGCAGCAAAACAAAAAGTGGTACGGGTGGAACGGGGCTTGGCCTGGCTATATCCAAAGAAATCATTGCTCTTCATCATGGTAAAATATGGGCCGAAAATAATGAAGAGAAAGGCGCAATGATTTCGTTCTTAATCCCACAGCAACAAGACTAA